One genomic segment of Streptomyces sp. RKND-216 includes these proteins:
- the folE gene encoding GTP cyclohydrolase I FolE, with amino-acid sequence MTDPVTLDGEGTIGKFDEKRAQDAIRELLIAVGEDPDREGLRETPARVARAYREIFAGLWQEPEDVLTTTFDLGHDEMVLVKDIEVLSSCEHHLVPFVGFAHVGYIPSASGKITGLSKLARLVDVYARRPQVQERLTTQVADSLMEILEPRGVIVVIECEHMCMTMRGVRKPGAKTLTSAVRGQLRDPATRSEAMSLIMAR; translated from the coding sequence ATGACCGATCCGGTGACGCTGGACGGCGAGGGCACCATCGGAAAGTTCGACGAGAAGCGGGCCCAGGACGCCATCCGGGAGCTCCTCATCGCCGTCGGTGAGGACCCCGACCGGGAGGGCCTGCGGGAGACCCCGGCCCGGGTCGCACGTGCGTACCGCGAGATATTCGCCGGTCTCTGGCAGGAGCCCGAAGACGTCCTGACCACCACCTTCGACCTCGGCCACGACGAGATGGTGCTGGTCAAGGACATCGAGGTGCTCAGTTCCTGTGAGCACCACCTGGTCCCCTTCGTGGGGTTCGCCCATGTCGGCTACATCCCGTCCGCCAGCGGCAAGATCACCGGCCTGTCCAAGCTGGCCCGTCTGGTCGACGTCTACGCCCGCCGCCCCCAGGTGCAGGAGCGGCTCACCACGCAGGTCGCCGACTCCCTGATGGAGATCCTTGAACCGCGCGGTGTCATCGTCGTGATCGAGTGCGAGCACATGTGCATGACCATGCGCGGGGTGCGCAAGCCCGGCGCGAAGACCCTCACCTCCGCCGTTCGCGGCCAGCTCCGCGACCCCGCCACCCGCTCCGAGGCCATGAGCCTCATCATGGCCCGCTGA